The window TTCTAGATCAATAACTTGCGCACTTTCACTGCTCAACAATGTTCATCAACACCGCTgttgttgttttttttcatCAGCTTTGGAATCGGAGGATAGAAATGATATTCAACTCCAGCTAACTCTCTCCTTGATCAATTCAAAGCAATGTCTACATCCAATCCGCATCAATCAAGCTCATTGTTTCATCTTCAAAATTGGTCTCGATCAGGACAACATCATACTCGGCAAATTTATCGAGTCTTGCTCCGACCTAGGCTTATCGGACATTGCTTACTCAGTCTTCATCCATCGGCTAAGATCAACGACGATCCCACCGCCGAACGTTTTCCTCTACAACACCGTGATCAAGGCTATGTCTCGTGATCCTCAAACTGCAAAATATGCCATCTCTCTTTACAACGATATTCGTTTACTTGCAGGTTTACGGCCTGATAATTATTCTTTACCGTATACATTGAAAGCGGTTTCTCGAATGTCTGAAGTTGGCATCGGGAGACAGATCCATTGTCAAGCTGTTGGCATGGGAATGGAGAGCTGCGTTTCAGTGTCTACCTCCCTGGTTCAAATGTATTCTGCTTGTGGGTGCGTCTTTGATGCACGCAAGGTGTTTGATGAAACGTGCAACAGAGATGTTGCCTTGTGGAACGCGATTGTTGCTTGCTATGCTAAAATCGGTGCAATGGAAGTGGCAAGAGAACTGTTTGAAGCTACGATTCAGAGAAATGTTATATCCTGGACTACACTTGTTGCAGGCTATGTTCAGAGTAATAAGGCGAATGAAGCTGTCTCCATTTTCAGGAGAATGCTGCTGGAGGAAGGTGTAAAGCCAGATGAGGTGACAATGGTGGCAGCTCTTTCCGCTTGTGCCCATTTGGGAGATGGAGAATTAGGTCGATGGATTCACAGGTACATCGATGAGCATAGTTTACGTCAAACAATCCCACTTTGCAACTCGCTCATAGAAATGTATGCCAAATCTGGAGACATAACAACGGCtgtaaatttttttgaaaatatgaagCAAAGAAGTGTTGTGACATGGACAACGATAATATCAGGAATGGCAATACACGGGCTTGAAGAAGAAGCTCGTGGGATGCTCTCTCGAATGGAAATGTCTCGGATTAAACCAAACAAAGTCACTTTCACCGCTATTCTTTCAGCTTGCAGCCACGCCGGTCTAATTGAAATGGGTAATTGGGTATTCTACAACATGGAATCGAGATTCGGGGTTAAAGCCGAGGATGAGCATTACGGTTGCATGGTCGATCTACTAGGACGATGCGGTTACCTCAAAGAAGCCCGTGAGCTAATTGAagctaataataataacaagaaCCGTGCAGCAGCATCAGCAGCAGCGATGTGGGGGTCTCTTCTTGCAGCATCGAAAATCCATGGAAATGTTGAACTAGCTGAGGAGGCTATGAGAAGGTTAATAAAGTTGGAGCCAGATAATAGCGGGAATTACTTGCTCTTGTCTAATGTGTATGCTGGTCATGGATTGTGGAGTGAATCTGGTCTGACGAGGAAGGTGATGAAGGATAATGGAGTTTCGAAAGTAGCTGGTGAGAGTTCAATCGAAGTGAACAACGCTGTTTATAGGTTTGGTTCGAGAGAGATTTCGCATCCAGAAACGAAAAAGATTTGCAGATTATTGTGTAACTTAAAGGACCAGATGAAAACCGCGTGCAACGAAGTTATATAAGATGTGCCTATAATCTCTCTCAATCACTAAATGGATGGTTATAATTTGATGCATTGTCCACCCTTGTTTCTTCAGCTGCAC is drawn from Impatiens glandulifera chromosome 3, dImpGla2.1, whole genome shotgun sequence and contains these coding sequences:
- the LOC124928944 gene encoding pentatricopeptide repeat-containing protein At5g56310 is translated as MLLLSLTSIAFSARQSSRSITCALSLLNNVHQHRCCCFFSSALESEDRNDIQLQLTLSLINSKQCLHPIRINQAHCFIFKIGLDQDNIILGKFIESCSDLGLSDIAYSVFIHRLRSTTIPPPNVFLYNTVIKAMSRDPQTAKYAISLYNDIRLLAGLRPDNYSLPYTLKAVSRMSEVGIGRQIHCQAVGMGMESCVSVSTSLVQMYSACGCVFDARKVFDETCNRDVALWNAIVACYAKIGAMEVARELFEATIQRNVISWTTLVAGYVQSNKANEAVSIFRRMLLEEGVKPDEVTMVAALSACAHLGDGELGRWIHRYIDEHSLRQTIPLCNSLIEMYAKSGDITTAVNFFENMKQRSVVTWTTIISGMAIHGLEEEARGMLSRMEMSRIKPNKVTFTAILSACSHAGLIEMGNWVFYNMESRFGVKAEDEHYGCMVDLLGRCGYLKEARELIEANNNNKNRAAASAAAMWGSLLAASKIHGNVELAEEAMRRLIKLEPDNSGNYLLLSNVYAGHGLWSESGLTRKVMKDNGVSKVAGESSIEVNNAVYRFGSREISHPETKKICRLLCNLKDQMKTACNEVI